A genomic window from Salvelinus namaycush isolate Seneca chromosome 5, SaNama_1.0, whole genome shotgun sequence includes:
- the LOC120047495 gene encoding homeobox protein CDX-1-like, with translation MYVSYLMDKNTGMFSNSAGHPTQPLNSQNFMQYTDFTGYHHVTGVSDPHAQTTGVWNPAYLAGPREQWSPYGQSADFHGLSPGTEQINFSSPDLTSILPTGPGTLPSLNSPAGQYSPDSERRNSYDWIRHNVHSSSTGGKTRTKDKYRVVYTDEQRLELEKEFQYSRYITIRRKTELALGLSLSERQVKIWFQNRRAKERKMTKKKIQQSQQASKTTTTLTFTPSCLADPSNGSMATSSSLLSEKISMTIKEEY, from the exons ATGTACGTGAGTTACCTGATGGATAAAAACACCGGAATGTTCTCAAATTCCGCGGGACACCCGACTCAACCTCTGAACAGTCAGAACTTCATGCAGTATACGGATTTCACCGGTTATCATCACGTCACAGGCGTCAGTGACCCGCATGCCCAGACGACAGGTGTGTGGAACCCTGCTTACTTAGCAGGTCCGCGGGAGCAGTGGTCACCGTATGGCCAGAGCGCGGACTTCCACGGTTTGAGCCCAGGTACAGAACAGATCAATTTCAGTTCCCCGGATCTGACATCCATCCTGCCTACGGGGCCGGGAACTCTTCCTTCACTCAACTCACCTGCCGGGCAGTACTCTCCAGACTCAGAGAGAAGAAACTCATACGACTGGATCAGACACAATGTACATTCATCCAGTACAG GAGGGAAGACGCGGACCAAGGACAAGTACAGGGTGGTGTACACAGACGAGCAGCGCCTAGAGCTAGAGAAGGAGTTCCAGTACAGCCGCTACATCACCATCAGGAGGAAGACGGAGCTGGCCCTGGGCCTCAGCCTCTCAGAGAGACAG GTAAAGATCTGGTTCCAGAACAGGAGGGCCAAGGAGAGGAAAATGACCAAGAAGAAGATCCAGCAGTCCCAGCAGGCCTCTAAGACTACAACTACCCTGACCTTTACTCCATCCTGCCTGGCTGACCCCAGCAACGGCTCCATGGCAACCAGCTCCAGCTTGTTGTCAGAGAAAATATCAATGACTATCAAAGAGGAGTACTGA